One segment of Pseudomonadota bacterium DNA contains the following:
- a CDS encoding FG-GAP-like repeat-containing protein encodes MQWMKGQQPINRPGWLKIWRHVVCAALIAGSAGALGCTAAVDGRISDEELGVARQPFRVTWWLDRTVMQRAHSTVTICLYGSGMTRANRVGREWMLRQAFDVWFRAAEGASTVPLTRRNDIRFRCRQQHLNVNWSNVDGRAFALPTRWPNEIYLYSRNGYATVLHEVGHVLSLGDTYWEGVWGDCQPGQLDSVMCGGYSTLQPDDVYGIREAYCATFPDHCNRLWRNGVGFCRLGGLYAGDFNGDGADDLLCDGGLRSSSAMEVYLANRRGQFDGTDWSGLSGWCTGEIHTGDFNGDGNDDILCNNTRNGHKSIVYANASGQFSRARQWNAPLGWCYRRDELHIGDFNGDGNDDMLCTNTRNGHKYILYADAAGRFSRRNQWNAPLGWCYRRDELHIGDFNRDGHDDMLCHDPDHGNKWITLARRDGSFGRQDWSHIMGFCYGNAPLYVGDFNNDDRDDMACLGWSGTSSISLADVDGEFDGVQRQWEFNWCNDPGNAVIGDFDGNGSDDLLCRRGENFEIRYQYR; translated from the coding sequence ATGCAATGGATGAAAGGGCAACAACCAATCAATAGACCTGGTTGGTTGAAGATCTGGCGGCACGTGGTGTGTGCTGCGCTTATCGCGGGCTCGGCCGGAGCACTAGGCTGCACGGCAGCCGTCGACGGCAGAATCTCGGACGAGGAACTCGGTGTGGCAAGGCAGCCCTTCAGGGTGACATGGTGGTTGGATCGGACCGTGATGCAGCGGGCACATTCCACTGTGACCATCTGTCTCTATGGTTCCGGTATGACAAGGGCCAATCGAGTGGGCCGCGAGTGGATGCTCAGGCAGGCGTTCGACGTCTGGTTCAGGGCCGCCGAGGGCGCGTCTACGGTACCTCTAACCAGACGAAACGACATACGTTTCCGCTGCCGGCAGCAACATCTGAACGTGAATTGGTCCAATGTTGACGGCCGCGCTTTCGCGCTTCCAACGCGATGGCCGAATGAGATCTACCTATATTCCCGGAACGGCTATGCGACAGTGCTTCACGAAGTAGGCCACGTGCTCAGCCTCGGTGACACTTACTGGGAGGGAGTTTGGGGGGATTGTCAGCCTGGCCAGCTAGATTCAGTGATGTGCGGCGGCTATAGCACCCTGCAGCCTGACGACGTCTACGGAATCCGTGAGGCCTACTGCGCCACCTTCCCCGATCATTGCAATCGTCTCTGGCGCAACGGAGTCGGCTTCTGCAGGTTAGGTGGGCTGTACGCAGGCGACTTCAACGGGGACGGTGCTGATGACCTGCTGTGCGACGGCGGACTGCGTTCAAGCAGCGCCATGGAAGTTTATTTGGCGAACCGTCGCGGCCAGTTCGACGGTACCGACTGGAGCGGGCTATCCGGCTGGTGCACCGGCGAGATTCATACCGGAGATTTCAATGGAGATGGTAACGACGACATACTCTGTAACAACACGCGTAATGGACACAAGTCTATCGTCTATGCAAACGCGTCTGGGCAGTTCTCCAGAGCGAGGCAGTGGAACGCTCCGCTGGGGTGGTGTTACCGCCGAGACGAGCTTCATATCGGAGACTTCAATGGAGATGGTAACGACGACATGCTCTGCACCAACACGCGCAATGGACACAAGTATATCCTTTATGCGGATGCCGCTGGTCGGTTCTCTAGAAGAAACCAGTGGAACGCTCCGCTGGGGTGGTGTTACCGCCGAGACGAGCTTCATATCGGAGACTTCAATAGAGATGGCCACGACGACATGCTTTGCCACGATCCCGACCATGGTAACAAGTGGATCACGCTTGCGAGGCGCGACGGCTCGTTCGGAAGGCAGGACTGGTCACACATCATGGGCTTCTGCTACGGAAATGCCCCCCTGTATGTCGGTGACTTCAACAACGACGATCGGGACGATATGGCGTGCCTTGGCTGGAGCGGGACCAGCTCGATCTCTCTCGCAGATGTTGACGGCGAGTTCGATGGTGTTCAGCGGCAGTGGGAGTTCAACTGGTGCAATGATCCAGGGAACGCGGTGATAGGCGACTTCGACGGCAACGGATCCGACGATTTGCTCTGCAGGCGAGGCGAGAACTTCGAAATTCGCTATCAGTATCGATAA